The window GCAATGCGCGTGACCATCCGCATTGCCGGGCGGATTTCTTTCAGCGTTTCATCCCGCTCGCCCTTGGCATCCGGAGCGGCCGCGCCCCAAGTCAAGCCTGCCTGCTGATCCGCAGACGCCTCCCGCCAGAAGACCGCCCCATCAGCAACCAAATCCAGCCCGGTCCCGATGGCATCCGTGATGACCTCTGCCTCCGTTGCCTTCAACCGGACCTTTTCTTCTGCCTCCTGCAGTCTCTTCTCCTCAGCCAGCCGGGCAGCCCGGGCCTCAGCAACTGCTTTCTCTTCCTGGCCGCGGTGCTGAACCATCTGCAGCAGCTGAGCGGCCAGATCAGATTTCTCCGCCTTCGCGGCGTTCAGCACCTGCTCGGCCTGTTGCCTTTCTTGGATAACCCGCGCGCGTTTTTCTTCCTCCAGCTTCCGCGCGGCCATCTTGGCCCGGTACTTTTCCGCAGCTTCTTCTGCCCTTGCCTCATACCCCTTAACCCTCGGCTCCAATGCCCCGACCTCAGCCACAATTTTCTTTTTCAGAGCATTCGCGGCGTCAGCCGCTTTTTCCTTCTGCACAGCTTCTGCCTCCGCCGCATCGCGGCGGCGGATCATCTTTGCAGTTTCCCGCGCGGTCCGCTGTTTGCGGGCCCGCGCCTCTTTCACCGCGCGCTTGCGCGACTTTTTGACCGTGGCCTTGGCCAGGTCCCGGCCGTTTTCAACGGCCGCCTTTGCCTCATCCAGAGCATCGCCCAGGATACGCTTCTTCTCCGCTTGCGCCTTGAGGCGCTCCTCGGCACGCCACTTTGATGGCGGCACATGCTGCCGCCGCTCGGGCAGAGGTTTTCCCTCTGCCCACGCCTGGCGCCGGGCCTCGGCACGGCGCTCCCCCCTGATGATCCCGATTGTCTCGAAGGCCTCTCCGGCAAGATCCTGGGCATGCTCATAGCTTTTGATGAGCGGGTTCTCAGATGGCTGCAGCAGGATCTGATGCCCGCGGTTGGCGGATGGCTTCTCGGTCCAAACGGCCACGACAAAGTGGATATGGTAAGCCTCCTCATCGACGTGGGCGCTTGCATAGCGCAGCTGACCATGTGGAAAGTTTTGACCGAGGAACGACATGGCGGTTTTGCGGAAAGCAGAGACACGTTCCGGATCCCATTCAGAGAGCCCTGCCCCGCCCAGCCAATCTTTGTTGACTGTGATGATGCCTTCCCGAAGCGGACCTCTGCTGCAGGACCGCCAGGGGTCTGCAGGCCCTTCCGCCTCCAGCTTCCTGGCGTCCTTCATGCGTGATTTGGCTCTGAGGGCACGCAAATGCTCCTCGTGATTGTGACGGCGCATCTCAGCAATTTCGCCGCGTATCTGCTGCTGCCAGCCCGGCTCGCCGGCCAGCACCTGGTTCAGCCGCGACAGCTCCTGGTCGACATGATCCAGGTCGCCGCCGCCGCGCTTGTCATGCATCTTGAACTTGCCAAGGTCCCGCGGAAACAAGCCTGCAAATCGCAGCACAACCGGTGCTTCATTTAGAATTACGGGCTGTGCTTGGGTGAACTTGGGCTGTAGGGTCATCTTGCTGCTCGGATCTGCTTCTCTGATCCGAGTCTCCGCGAAGACGAAGAAAATCCCGATAGGCTTATTTTTGTTTTTGTGAGGCTTGTACTCACTAGGCAAGTTGCAATCTTGGGCTGGGCCCCAGGATTGCAACTTGCCGTTCGCGAGGGGGATACCCCCTTCGATCCCCTCCTCGTCAGCTTGTTTCAGGCCTTCGCCTTCAAAAGCTTCCTGCGGCCAGCAGCCTGCTGGACCCGCCCTGCCGGGGGCCTGGGATGACTTATTGTTTTTCGATAATCTGGAAGGGGTGAAGATTTACACTGACAGCAATTGCTATTCGTCGACTTCAATTCCGCGATCCTGGCACCATTGCTTCAACATCCGCCGGATCATAGCAGGCCGTGTCGGAAGATCGTCTTGCTCGCGGCGCTGGTTATCAATGACTTCGATCATCCCACGCGCCAATCGGAGATTGACCGCTTCGGTATCCACCGCCGGGCGTCCTCGCGCTTTTTTTGACATGTCTGACAATCTCGTATTGATTTTTGGTTTTATGGTACCATATATTGCAGGTGCAGCAAGGCTCCTACCCCTTGCCGCACCCTAACCAAAACCGATCTCGCGAGAGGAGACCGACTATGGCTGATATTTGCCGTATCATGCGCATGAGCACAGAAAAAGGCTTGTGGCCTGCAAACGAAGCAGATGATGGTTCCACCTTCATCACCCGCACCTTCGACACGCTGACCAAAGCAGTGGACGAAGCCCTGAATTTGGAGCGTGATCTGTCTCACTCCCTCGCCTGGGATCCCGCGTCCACCGGTATCCAAGAGGCTGCCGAAGCCCGCTGGCAGGATTGTCTTCAACTCAGCGGCGACATCCTGACGGCACAGGTGGTCAGTGCCGAAGATTTGCCAATGCAGCGCATGAGCATGCTGCTGCACTTTCTGATCGAATCTGAGAGCCTGGATGAGGCACTTCGGTTCCAGCAGCTGATGCATGAACACCGGGACCTTTTCACCACCGATGATGCCGGTGTCTGCGAAGCGCTGAATCGAGCGGCGCGGCAAGTCGACGCCGTGGTGGAGATGGCAGTGACAGCCCCGGATTTCGCGCCGGTCTGATCCGCCCAATCCCTTCCTGACACAACCTGACCTGGCCACCGCAGCGGATCTCTCCGCCTGCGCCCGGCCACGTCATGCCCAATTCCAGATTTTCCCGGCAGGTGCCCCATATCCGGCGCCTGCCATCTCTCCCGCTTTACGCAAACGGAGTTCTCAATGACCCATACATCAACCGCCACGTCCGCCGCCTTCCCGCTCACCATTCACCCCCACTGGCGCGAGACCGCCGCGAGCAAAGGCTTCGACATTCTGAAGCGCATCCAGGACCGTTATCATCTTCTTCTGTGTTGCCGCGCATGCGGAGCAACTCACGTAAGCAAGCTCTTTGTACTGATGAACAACCAGCCACTCTGCCCGCATTGCATTCAAGACCGGTGGCGGGACGATGCCGCGGCAGCCGGCCTGAACTGGGCCGGCCGCGACCCGGAAGACCGTCACTATGCCCACTATATCGCCCCCTGCGGCCATAACTTGCGCCGGCAATTTGAGATGGTTAAGCGGGCAACCGAAGGCCTGTGCAGTGTACGGTGCGAGATTTGCCACGCTGACAAAGAACAGGCTGAAGCAGAAGAACGGGGGTGGCACCTGATCGGAGAAGACACAGGTGGCAGCCAGAATTACCGTCTGTACCAGCATCAGGCCTGCGGCCATGTTCAGCGGATTGCCCGTGCCAACATGCAGACTGGCCGGTTTCAATGCAGCAACTGCGGCAAGGGCTGGAGCAGTGCGCCAAGTTTTCTCTACGTCATGAAGCTTAAACTCGCCAAAGGTGCCAAGCTGATCAAACTCGGCTACAGCCGCGATCCCGTCTCCCGCCTTTACCACCAACTTCTGAAGACCAAGGAGACGGAGGCGCAGGTCCTGCGGACAGTTCCCATCAGCTCCGGCCACACAGCTGTGCAAATTGAGAAAGGCCTGCATGCGCGGCTGAAGGCAGAGCACCCCGACAGCGTCGCGCCGCCAGACCTCTACGCAGAAGAGCTGAGCGTCAAAAGCGAGGTCTACTTCGCCGATGCGACCCAGGTGATCTTCGCGATGCTCGACGCCATCCGAGCGGAAGAAGACACCTAAGCGCCCCCCTCTTCAATTTCCGAACTGTTTCACGCCCGGCTCTGCCAGGCGCCCGATCCTCTTTGCCTGTTCACTGGAGGTTTGCCATGAACCGATCCAACCACTCCCCCGCGCGCCCCGATTGGTGGCAGTTCGCCGAAGACTGCGCCCGCCGCTATCATCTCCACTGCGAAGAGCTGCAGCAGGCGCGCCGCAAGACACTCAAAGAAGACGCGCCAGACGACAGTGCTGGCGCCGAGGAGCCCCTTGTGCCCCCTGCACCGGATCACCCCCTTTCTTTGCTGCAACATCTGAGCGAGCAGCCGGACGCGCGGCATCTGCCGCCGGAACTCTGGGAAGCGCTGGAGCAGGAAGGCGCCGACCCATATGCCTGTGACAACACGGGCCGCTGGCTGCCGGGCACAGACCTGCCGGCAGACAAGCTGCTTCTGCTGCTGCGGATCGCCGCGGCCTTCGGCTCCCCGGCTGCAGTGGACGCGCAGCTTGCCCGTGGCGCCGTGCTGATCCTTCACAACGTTCCTGCTTCCGGTTTTTCAAGCGTGGAAAACCTCCTTAACCACGCCCTGCTGCCGCCGGGCTGGCAGGCCTATGACGCCCGGCAACTGGTTGCAGACCTGCGGCTCTGGGCCGAAGGCGAAGTGGCCTGGAGTGAGATCCCGCACTCCTTGCTGCTTTTTGGCCTGCCGGGCACCGGCAAGAGCCATCTCGCCCGCGCGATGGGCCGGAGCGCCGCTGTCAATTGCGTCGAGACCAGCTGCGCCGAGTGGCAAAGCGCCGGTCATTTGGGCAACCTGCTGCTCGCGATGCGAAGAAGCTTCGACGACGCCCGGAAGAATGCGCCCTGTATCCTTTTCATCGATGAGATTGACGCGATCGGTTCCCGCGACAGCGCCGGCGACAACAGTGCCAGCTACAGGCGCCAAGTGGTTGCTGGTTTTTTGGAGCAGATGGACCGCGTCAGCCTGGAGGAAGGGATCATGGTCGTCGGTGCCTGCAACCACCCGCAGCACCTAGACCCCGCAGTGCTGAGAGCCGGGCGGTTTGACATCAAGATCGAGATGCCGCTGCCAAGCAAGGCGATGCTGCAGCATCTCCTTGCCGAGCGGCTGCAGAACACATTCTCTGAGGATGTGCTGCAGCAGCTGGCGCGGGACTCCATCGGAAAGACCGCCGCCGACGTTGACGCCGCGGTGCGCTCTGCCCGCAGTGAAGCCCGTCACAGCGGCTGCCCGCTCGATCTGCAGCTTCTGCGCTGCCATCTCGGTGTCAGGGAGCTGGAGGAGAACCACGGCCTGCTTTACCGCATTTGCGTCCATGAATGCGGCCATGCCATCACCGCCTGGATCTTCGGAGAGGCGATCACGCAGGTCCGGGTGGCTGCCGCAGGCGGAACAATCGAACGGGATGTTCCCGCGAATGCAGGTCTGCCGGCAGATTTCGACCGTCAGCTCTACGTCCACCTCGCGGGGCGGGCGGCGGAGCGGCTCATCTTTGGGACTGTGTCCGCTGGCGCTGGCGGCAGCGCCACCTCCGACCTCGGAAAAGCTGCTCGGATGGTCCTGGCGATGGACTTTGAACTGGGTTTAGGGGCCTTCGGCAACGGCTGGTTTGGACCGCAGGATCCAGCCCAACTTGAAGAACCCGACCGCAAACGCCTCCGCGAGAAGCTCGACTACGCCGAGGACCACGCACGCGCACTGCTGTATCCCCATCAGCAGTTGCTTAAGGACATGGCTGAAGACCTGGTGCAGAAACGAGAGTTCGATACCAAGGAGGTCCGGTCCTGGCTGCGTGACGTGCCGCGCAAAAATGGTCCAGAGCCGGTCCTGGACCAGTAGATGCGCCCGCCAACCAAGCCGCTCCGCCGCGAGGTTTGCACAATTCTTATGTGCAATCTCCAGCGGCGCAGGCTTCGGTTGGCCCAAAATCCGGAAAAATCCCTTCCGGAAATACTTTGTCCCAAAGCTCCGCCGGGGCGGTCTATGCCCCGCATCCCTGCCCAGCTCCCTCTGCAGAGGGAAAGTTCCGTATTTCTAGGCCCTTATCCACAATATCCGTCTCCGCAGGGTTACAACCCGGGTCGCTC of the Phaeobacter sp. A36a-5a genome contains:
- a CDS encoding plasmid recombination protein; this translates as MTLQPKFTQAQPVILNEAPVVLRFAGLFPRDLGKFKMHDKRGGGDLDHVDQELSRLNQVLAGEPGWQQQIRGEIAEMRRHNHEEHLRALRAKSRMKDARKLEAEGPADPWRSCSRGPLREGIITVNKDWLGGAGLSEWDPERVSAFRKTAMSFLGQNFPHGQLRYASAHVDEEAYHIHFVVAVWTEKPSANRGHQILLQPSENPLIKSYEHAQDLAGEAFETIGIIRGERRAEARRQAWAEGKPLPERRQHVPPSKWRAEERLKAQAEKKRILGDALDEAKAAVENGRDLAKATVKKSRKRAVKEARARKQRTARETAKMIRRRDAAEAEAVQKEKAADAANALKKKIVAEVGALEPRVKGYEARAEEAAEKYRAKMAARKLEEEKRARVIQERQQAEQVLNAAKAEKSDLAAQLLQMVQHRGQEEKAVAEARAARLAEEKRLQEAEEKVRLKATEAEVITDAIGTGLDLVADGAVFWREASADQQAGLTWGAAAPDAKGERDETLKEIRPAMRMVTRIAQLVARTVKRVLAKERQKLKSDADYVRGLRQKWEPEDAARLSRITLGGINSGPK
- a CDS encoding 3CxxC-type zinc finger protein, translating into MTHTSTATSAAFPLTIHPHWRETAASKGFDILKRIQDRYHLLLCCRACGATHVSKLFVLMNNQPLCPHCIQDRWRDDAAAAGLNWAGRDPEDRHYAHYIAPCGHNLRRQFEMVKRATEGLCSVRCEICHADKEQAEAEERGWHLIGEDTGGSQNYRLYQHQACGHVQRIARANMQTGRFQCSNCGKGWSSAPSFLYVMKLKLAKGAKLIKLGYSRDPVSRLYHQLLKTKETEAQVLRTVPISSGHTAVQIEKGLHARLKAEHPDSVAPPDLYAEELSVKSEVYFADATQVIFAMLDAIRAEEDT
- a CDS encoding AAA family ATPase — protein: MNRSNHSPARPDWWQFAEDCARRYHLHCEELQQARRKTLKEDAPDDSAGAEEPLVPPAPDHPLSLLQHLSEQPDARHLPPELWEALEQEGADPYACDNTGRWLPGTDLPADKLLLLLRIAAAFGSPAAVDAQLARGAVLILHNVPASGFSSVENLLNHALLPPGWQAYDARQLVADLRLWAEGEVAWSEIPHSLLLFGLPGTGKSHLARAMGRSAAVNCVETSCAEWQSAGHLGNLLLAMRRSFDDARKNAPCILFIDEIDAIGSRDSAGDNSASYRRQVVAGFLEQMDRVSLEEGIMVVGACNHPQHLDPAVLRAGRFDIKIEMPLPSKAMLQHLLAERLQNTFSEDVLQQLARDSIGKTAADVDAAVRSARSEARHSGCPLDLQLLRCHLGVRELEENHGLLYRICVHECGHAITAWIFGEAITQVRVAAAGGTIERDVPANAGLPADFDRQLYVHLAGRAAERLIFGTVSAGAGGSATSDLGKAARMVLAMDFELGLGAFGNGWFGPQDPAQLEEPDRKRLREKLDYAEDHARALLYPHQQLLKDMAEDLVQKREFDTKEVRSWLRDVPRKNGPEPVLDQ